Proteins found in one Cobetia sp. L2A1 genomic segment:
- a CDS encoding ABC transporter ATP-binding protein — MGAGSGIDLDDALIRVEGLRFTRGEREIFSGIDIKVPRGKITAIMGPSGTGKTTLLKLIGGQLTPSAGRVDIAGQEVHALSRRELFRMRRRMGMLFQSGALFSDLSVFENVAFPLRVHTDLPDAMIRDIVLIKLESVGLRGARELMPAELSGGMTRRVALARAIALDPDLIMYDEPFAGQDPISMGVLVNLIRRLNDALSMTALVVSHDIKETLTIADYVYVIADGKVMAQGTPAELDADADPRVAQFIHGKPDGPVPFHYPAPDFADDILDGHEPSSESSSRRQSS; from the coding sequence ATGGGCGCGGGAAGCGGCATTGATCTCGATGATGCGCTGATTCGTGTCGAAGGCTTGCGTTTTACCCGGGGCGAACGCGAAATTTTCTCCGGTATCGATATCAAGGTTCCCCGCGGCAAGATTACCGCCATCATGGGCCCCTCCGGGACGGGCAAGACCACGCTTCTCAAGCTGATCGGCGGACAGTTGACGCCCTCCGCAGGGCGCGTCGACATTGCAGGGCAAGAGGTACATGCCTTGTCGCGTCGCGAGCTCTTCCGCATGCGTCGCCGCATGGGCATGCTATTTCAGAGCGGTGCATTGTTTTCTGACCTCAGTGTGTTCGAGAACGTGGCCTTCCCGCTGCGTGTGCACACTGACCTCCCCGACGCGATGATTCGTGACATCGTGCTGATCAAGCTTGAATCTGTTGGCTTGCGAGGTGCGCGGGAGCTGATGCCAGCTGAGCTTTCCGGTGGCATGACGCGGCGTGTCGCATTGGCACGTGCCATTGCGCTGGATCCTGATCTGATCATGTATGACGAGCCGTTTGCCGGACAGGACCCCATCTCTATGGGGGTGCTGGTTAACTTGATTCGTCGCCTCAACGATGCATTGAGCATGACAGCATTGGTCGTTTCCCACGATATCAAGGAAACGCTGACCATCGCCGATTATGTCTATGTCATTGCCGACGGCAAGGTGATGGCACAAGGGACGCCTGCAGAACTTGATGCCGATGCAGATCCCCGCGTGGCTCAGTTCATTCACGGTAAGCCCGATGGGCCGGTTCCGTTTCACTATCCCGCGCCGGACTTTGCAGACGATATTCTCGATGGGCATGAGCCGTCATCGGAGTCATCAAGCAGGAGGCAGTCGTCATGA
- the mlaE gene encoding lipid asymmetry maintenance ABC transporter permease subunit MlaE codes for MSALNRGLLGSITSLGRGSIDVIAAVGRAGMLLVQAGVGIPSREGIGLWVRQMHFVGVLSLAIVLVSGLFIGMVLALQGYTILVGFGAEEALGQMVSLSLLRELAPVVAALLFAGRAGSALTAEIGLMKATEQLTSMEMIGVDPLKRIVAPRLWAGFVSLPLLTIGFSVVGIWGGKLVGVDWLGIYEGAYWSSMQSNVDFVGDVMNGVVKSLVFGLVVSWIAVFQGYDLIPTSEGISRATTRTVVYSSLAVLGLDFVLTAVMFGDIG; via the coding sequence ATGAGTGCGCTGAATCGTGGGCTGCTGGGCTCCATCACTTCACTGGGCCGTGGCAGTATTGATGTCATTGCGGCCGTCGGTCGCGCTGGCATGTTGCTGGTACAGGCCGGTGTCGGCATTCCTTCCCGTGAAGGTATCGGGCTGTGGGTGCGGCAGATGCACTTCGTGGGGGTGTTGTCGCTGGCTATCGTGTTGGTGTCGGGACTGTTCATCGGCATGGTGCTGGCGCTTCAGGGGTACACCATTCTAGTGGGCTTTGGTGCCGAAGAAGCGCTTGGTCAGATGGTCTCGCTGTCGCTATTGCGAGAGCTGGCCCCTGTTGTGGCAGCGTTGCTGTTCGCAGGGCGTGCCGGCTCTGCGCTGACGGCCGAGATTGGTCTGATGAAGGCGACTGAGCAGCTGACCAGCATGGAGATGATCGGGGTCGATCCCCTGAAGCGTATCGTCGCACCGCGGCTATGGGCTGGCTTTGTTTCTCTGCCGCTGCTGACCATCGGCTTCAGTGTTGTCGGTATCTGGGGTGGCAAGCTGGTCGGTGTCGACTGGCTCGGCATCTATGAAGGGGCCTACTGGAGCAGCATGCAGTCGAATGTCGATTTTGTCGGTGATGTCATGAATGGCGTCGTCAAGTCACTGGTCTTCGGATTGGTGGTGAGCTGGATCGCCGTCTTCCAGGGCTACGACCTGATTCCGACCTCGGAAGGCATTTCACGCGCGACCACACGTACTGTGGTTTATTCATCGCTGGCGGTGCTGGGGCTCGATTTCGTCCTGACTGCCGTCATGTTTGGAGATATTGGATGA
- a CDS encoding KdsC family phosphatase has protein sequence MNENIFLPEDYPQDIIDRARHVRLLALDVDGVLTDNHLHYDANGVETKSFHVQDGHGLKLILRSGILVALITGRTSPMVERRAKELGIHDVIQGREDKLVALTQLCRDNDIELDQVAYCGDDLPDREAIRRVGLGISVPNAMPYVLSEANWVTTRQGGDGAVREICDLLLKAQGHWASVLDTYLQGSRA, from the coding sequence ATGAATGAGAACATTTTCCTGCCGGAAGACTATCCACAGGACATCATCGATCGTGCGCGTCACGTACGCTTGTTGGCATTGGATGTGGATGGGGTGCTGACTGACAATCATCTGCACTATGACGCCAATGGCGTGGAAACCAAGAGCTTTCACGTCCAGGATGGCCATGGTCTCAAACTGATTCTGCGCAGTGGTATCCTTGTCGCGCTGATTACCGGACGCACGTCACCAATGGTAGAGCGACGCGCCAAGGAACTCGGCATTCATGATGTCATCCAGGGGCGCGAGGACAAGCTGGTCGCACTCACTCAGCTGTGCCGTGATAACGATATCGAGCTCGATCAGGTCGCCTACTGTGGTGACGACCTGCCAGATCGCGAAGCCATCCGTCGCGTCGGGCTTGGCATCAGTGTGCCCAATGCCATGCCCTATGTATTGAGCGAAGCCAACTGGGTGACGACTCGCCAGGGCGGCGACGGCGCCGTGCGCGAGATCTGTGATCTACTGCTCAAGGCGCAGGGACACTGGGCGTCAGTACTGGATACCTATCTACAGGGGTCGCGCGCCTGA
- the lptC gene encoding LPS export ABC transporter periplasmic protein LptC has product MLRLPRPSPRLWLLLLLLLVGGVLALIEQRNSLESAVDTQANSDEPDYYLDGADMTRFDARGVPFQAMTSPRIEHTPEDDVTYAEAPKIRTNDSEDRRWYATGKRGILSAGGDTFTLEGDATLRQPSDAWTLNTDVLNYSREQNRAWSDVPVIITQNGQQIESNSFSADLSKDSAVLDGRVRGTLQPGKGKSAASKEAEQIDDDSDAASTDSEERINSTFEAAPSASQ; this is encoded by the coding sequence ATGTTACGTCTGCCCCGTCCTTCTCCGCGCTTGTGGTTGCTGCTGCTATTGCTGCTGGTCGGGGGCGTACTCGCCCTGATCGAGCAGCGCAACAGCCTTGAATCCGCCGTAGACACACAGGCCAACAGTGATGAGCCGGACTACTATCTCGACGGGGCTGACATGACACGCTTCGATGCGCGGGGTGTGCCTTTTCAGGCCATGACCTCCCCGCGCATCGAACATACGCCCGAGGATGACGTTACCTACGCCGAGGCACCCAAGATTCGCACCAACGATAGCGAAGACCGGCGTTGGTATGCCACTGGCAAGCGCGGCATTCTCAGCGCCGGTGGAGACACCTTCACGCTAGAGGGTGACGCCACATTGCGCCAGCCTTCCGATGCCTGGACATTGAATACGGACGTACTGAACTACAGCCGCGAACAGAACCGCGCCTGGAGCGACGTCCCCGTCATCATTACCCAGAATGGTCAGCAGATCGAAAGCAACAGCTTCAGTGCGGACTTATCCAAGGACTCCGCTGTGCTGGACGGTCGTGTCCGCGGTACGCTCCAGCCTGGTAAGGGCAAGAGCGCAGCCAGCAAGGAAGCAGAGCAAATCGACGACGATAGCGATGCTGCCTCAACCGATAGCGAAGAGCGCATCAACAGCACCTTCGAAGCTGCACCTTCAGCCAGTCAGTAG
- the lptB gene encoding LPS export ABC transporter ATP-binding protein, translating to MTAAPLRTLSARHLAKAYKGRKVVKDISLEIRQGDIVGLLGPNGAGKTTSFYMIVGLVRADAGSVTIDDNDLSDSAMHLRARAGIGYLPQEASIFRKLSVADNIMAILETRKDLDRNGRKARLEELLNDFSISHIRASSGMSLSGGERRRVEIARALATEPDFVLLDEPFAGVDPISVGEIKSIVRQLRDRGIGVLITDHNVRETLDICDTAYIVGDGQIIAHGNAETILANQQVRDVYLGHEFKL from the coding sequence ATGACTGCCGCTCCTCTCCGTACACTCAGCGCACGCCACCTTGCCAAGGCCTACAAGGGCCGCAAGGTGGTCAAGGATATCTCGCTGGAGATTCGTCAGGGCGATATCGTGGGTCTGTTGGGGCCCAATGGGGCCGGCAAGACGACCTCGTTCTACATGATCGTCGGCCTGGTGCGCGCCGATGCGGGCAGCGTCACCATTGATGACAATGACCTTTCCGACTCCGCCATGCATTTGCGCGCACGCGCCGGCATCGGCTATCTCCCGCAGGAAGCCTCGATCTTCCGCAAGCTGTCCGTCGCCGACAACATCATGGCGATTCTAGAGACACGCAAGGATCTCGATCGCAACGGGCGCAAGGCACGCCTTGAAGAACTGCTGAACGATTTCAGCATTTCTCACATTCGCGCCAGTAGCGGCATGAGCTTGTCTGGCGGCGAACGCCGTCGCGTCGAAATCGCAAGGGCACTGGCCACGGAACCGGATTTCGTGCTGCTGGATGAACCCTTTGCCGGCGTTGATCCCATCTCGGTAGGCGAGATAAAGAGCATCGTACGCCAGCTACGTGATCGCGGCATTGGTGTACTGATCACGGATCATAACGTCCGTGAGACGCTCGATATCTGCGATACCGCCTATATCGTTGGCGACGGCCAGATCATTGCGCATGGCAATGCTGAAACCATTCTGGCCAATCAGCAGGTGCGTGACGTGTATCTGGGGCATGAGTTCAAGCTGTAG
- the hpf gene encoding ribosome hibernation-promoting factor, HPF/YfiA family, translating to MQVNITGHHVELTDPLRDYINEKLARLERHYDNITNVQVTLSIEKERQQAACTLHAAGADLHALAEDPNMYAAIDALADKLDRQLVKHKEKSQARSQGTGTR from the coding sequence ATGCAAGTGAATATCACCGGGCATCATGTGGAACTTACCGATCCTCTCCGCGATTACATCAACGAGAAGCTCGCTCGCCTCGAACGGCATTACGACAATATCACCAATGTTCAGGTGACTCTGTCGATCGAGAAGGAGCGCCAGCAGGCAGCCTGTACGCTGCATGCTGCAGGCGCAGACCTCCATGCCCTGGCAGAAGACCCCAACATGTACGCTGCCATAGACGCGCTCGCCGACAAGCTGGATCGCCAGCTGGTCAAACACAAGGAAAAGTCCCAGGCTCGCTCTCAGGGCACCGGGACACGTTGA
- a CDS encoding HPr family phosphocarrier protein has translation MHSRELILTNKRGLHARAATKLVNCCAPFTATVMVSHGERRANATNVMALLMLAAPCGTPLTIDVEGEHADEAMLAITALFDARFEEDE, from the coding sequence ATGCACAGTCGTGAACTCATCCTGACCAACAAACGCGGCCTGCATGCACGGGCCGCAACCAAGCTGGTTAACTGCTGTGCTCCCTTCACGGCAACAGTCATGGTCAGTCACGGTGAACGCCGCGCCAATGCGACCAATGTCATGGCATTGCTGATGCTGGCAGCCCCTTGCGGCACACCACTGACAATCGACGTTGAAGGCGAACATGCTGATGAGGCCATGCTTGCCATCACAGCACTATTCGATGCTCGCTTCGAGGAAGACGAATAA
- the mlaD gene encoding outer membrane lipid asymmetry maintenance protein MlaD, with translation MKRTRMVEFGVGLFILAGFLGMVFLGLRVSGVTFQQADDTFVLNANFSGIGSLKARSKITMAGVAVGSVESIALDPKWFDARVTMKLDSSLKGKLSKDTTAAVLTSGLLGEQYIGLSTGGDPEMLKDGDTIRDTQSALVLEELIQQFVSNFSKN, from the coding sequence ATGAAACGTACCCGCATGGTCGAATTTGGCGTGGGCCTGTTTATACTCGCCGGTTTTCTGGGCATGGTGTTTCTGGGCCTGCGTGTCAGCGGGGTTACGTTCCAGCAAGCGGACGACACCTTCGTGCTCAATGCCAACTTTTCAGGGATAGGAAGCCTCAAGGCGCGGTCAAAGATCACCATGGCAGGTGTTGCCGTCGGTAGCGTCGAAAGTATCGCATTGGATCCGAAGTGGTTCGATGCGCGTGTCACCATGAAGCTGGACAGCAGTCTCAAGGGTAAATTGTCCAAGGACACCACGGCTGCCGTCCTGACCTCAGGTCTGTTGGGTGAGCAGTATATTGGCCTCAGTACCGGAGGAGATCCCGAAATGCTGAAAGATGGCGATACCATTCGCGACACCCAGTCGGCGCTAGTGCTGGAAGAGTTGATCCAGCAGTTCGTCTCCAATTTCTCGAAGAATTGA
- a CDS encoding KpsF/GutQ family sugar-phosphate isomerase, giving the protein MTESFSTQHATPSAADTDFRASARRTFAIEGAAILALEHQLDADFDSACKLMLATQGRVIVTGMGKSGHIASKIAATLASTGTPAFFVHPGEASHGDLGMITPADVVLALSNSGETAEVTALLPLLKRMGTPLVSMTGKPGSTLARDADAHLDTSVAQEACPLNLAPTASTTAALVMGDALAVALLEARGFTAEEFALSHPGGTLGRRLLLRVQDVMHKGNDLPRVALGSPLRDALLEITRQGMGFTCVIDADEHLVGVYTDGDLRRTLDQHGDLRALKVDDVMTRGGKTIRASMLAAEAVRIMEENRISVLVVCDEDEHPIGAIHMHGLLASGVI; this is encoded by the coding sequence ATGACCGAGTCTTTCAGCACCCAGCACGCCACGCCCAGTGCCGCCGACACCGATTTTCGCGCTAGTGCACGACGCACCTTCGCGATTGAGGGCGCTGCTATCCTCGCGCTCGAACATCAACTCGATGCGGACTTCGATAGCGCCTGTAAATTGATGCTGGCCACGCAAGGCCGTGTCATCGTCACCGGCATGGGCAAGTCAGGCCATATTGCGAGCAAGATCGCCGCGACACTGGCCAGTACCGGCACCCCTGCCTTCTTTGTGCATCCGGGCGAAGCCAGTCATGGCGATCTCGGCATGATCACACCGGCCGACGTGGTGCTGGCATTGTCCAACTCTGGCGAGACGGCTGAAGTAACCGCCCTGCTGCCGCTGCTCAAGCGCATGGGGACACCGCTGGTATCGATGACCGGCAAGCCAGGCTCGACACTGGCGCGTGATGCCGATGCACATCTGGATACGAGTGTTGCGCAGGAAGCCTGCCCGCTGAATCTGGCGCCAACGGCTTCGACAACCGCTGCACTGGTCATGGGTGATGCGCTTGCTGTGGCGCTACTTGAAGCACGCGGCTTCACTGCCGAAGAATTTGCCCTCTCGCATCCGGGGGGCACCCTTGGTCGCCGCCTGTTGTTGCGCGTTCAGGACGTGATGCACAAGGGCAATGACCTGCCACGTGTGGCACTAGGCAGTCCACTGCGCGACGCACTGCTCGAGATCACTCGACAGGGCATGGGCTTTACCTGCGTCATTGATGCAGACGAACATCTGGTCGGCGTCTATACCGATGGTGACCTGCGCCGCACACTGGATCAACATGGCGATCTACGCGCGCTCAAGGTCGATGATGTCATGACACGCGGCGGCAAGACCATCCGTGCCAGCATGCTGGCCGCAGAGGCGGTACGCATCATGGAAGAAAACCGTATCAGCGTTCTGGTAGTCTGTGATGAGGATGAGCACCCTATCGGGGCAATCCATATGCACGGCCTGCTGGCCAGCGGCGTGATCTGA
- the rapZ gene encoding RNase adapter RapZ — MKIVIISGRSGSGKSIALQALEDIGYYAIDNLPGMLLAPLVEQLEKDSPTRRRIAVSIDARNLPDALTRFPELLDEVRQSGMDVQVVYITTDSRVLLERYSATRRRHPLTRDNDRTLAEAIEIEQQTLAPIREKSDLIIDSTNLSVHDLRSRITEQVAQHSSRHLTLTFESFGFKHGVPTDADMVFDARCLPNPYWDIALRADTGRDTSVVKFLEDYPVVQAMHDDIAGWLERWLPEYQASNRSYLTVSVGCTGGQHRSVYLCEKLAAHFAALLPEVRLRHRELGIHTALNGADDARGDCDAQS; from the coding sequence ATGAAGATCGTGATCATTAGTGGCCGCTCTGGCTCCGGTAAATCGATCGCCCTTCAGGCCTTGGAAGACATTGGCTACTACGCCATTGATAACCTTCCCGGCATGCTGCTGGCACCGCTTGTCGAACAGCTAGAGAAAGATAGTCCTACCCGACGTCGCATCGCAGTGTCTATCGATGCACGCAATCTTCCTGATGCCCTGACACGCTTCCCGGAACTGCTTGATGAAGTACGTCAGAGCGGCATGGACGTGCAGGTCGTCTATATCACGACCGATTCCCGCGTATTACTGGAGCGCTACTCCGCGACTCGCCGCCGTCATCCGCTCACGCGCGACAATGACCGCACTCTGGCGGAAGCCATCGAGATCGAGCAGCAGACGCTGGCGCCCATCCGCGAGAAGTCTGATCTGATCATCGACTCAACCAATTTGAGTGTGCATGACTTGCGCTCACGCATCACTGAGCAGGTAGCCCAGCATAGCTCGCGCCATCTGACACTTACGTTCGAGTCTTTTGGCTTCAAGCATGGCGTCCCGACAGATGCCGACATGGTGTTCGACGCACGCTGCCTGCCCAACCCTTATTGGGATATCGCACTGCGCGCCGATACCGGCCGTGACACAAGCGTTGTGAAGTTTCTCGAAGACTATCCCGTCGTACAGGCCATGCACGATGACATCGCTGGCTGGCTGGAGCGCTGGCTACCAGAGTATCAGGCCAGCAATCGCAGCTACCTGACCGTCTCTGTCGGTTGCACTGGCGGCCAGCATCGCAGCGTCTATCTGTGCGAGAAGCTTGCTGCCCACTTTGCTGCACTACTGCCGGAAGTCCGCTTACGCCATCGCGAGCTGGGGATTCATACTGCTCTCAATGGGGCAGATGATGCGCGAGGAGATTGCGATGCACAGTCGTGA
- the ptsN gene encoding PTS IIA-like nitrogen regulatory protein PtsN, translating to MTLDQILPPERTLYGVPGGSKKRVLEFFSTFIAQNIPSLDSQEVFSRLIGRERLGSTGIGHGVAVPHARSPHCKTPIAAFLKLGDPIDFDAIDGEPIDLLFVLLVPEEADDTHLTLLGQVAELLNSPTNRSALRQADSQHALYDVLTSAIADLPTR from the coding sequence ATGACACTTGATCAGATCCTTCCCCCCGAGCGCACGCTTTACGGCGTCCCCGGGGGGAGCAAAAAGCGGGTACTGGAATTTTTCAGCACCTTCATTGCCCAGAACATTCCCAGCCTGGATAGCCAGGAAGTCTTCTCGCGCCTGATTGGCCGTGAACGACTGGGGTCGACCGGTATCGGCCACGGCGTGGCTGTTCCACATGCACGTAGTCCGCACTGCAAGACGCCCATCGCAGCATTTCTGAAGCTTGGTGACCCCATCGACTTCGATGCCATCGATGGAGAGCCCATCGACTTGCTGTTTGTACTGTTGGTACCCGAAGAGGCAGATGACACTCATCTCACCTTGCTCGGGCAGGTGGCTGAATTGCTGAACTCACCCACCAACCGATCAGCATTACGTCAGGCCGATAGCCAGCATGCGCTCTACGATGTACTGACATCAGCAATCGCCGATCTTCCGACGCGTTGA
- a CDS encoding RNA polymerase factor sigma-54 — MKPTLQLRLGTSLTMTPQLQQAIQLLQLSTLDLRQEIQQALESNPMLELDEDYEALEVVEIQDASEISSAETSSDIPEEYPLDSDWSDLYQDHAGSLTNSGSSSGSDDGQDFERNTSVESLQDHLRWQLAMTDLDDRERQMAESLIDAVDGAGYLSLSLDELVDGLRGQGLSGLKASELEQVLLRLQQFDPTGVFARDLRECLLLQLALLPDDLTLLAQARRLVRQFLEALGNDDRKLLKRRLGLDDDELDHVIRLIRALDPRPASAWGEPASDYVIPDLLVRHTRRGWQVELNPEALPKLRIQPDYAALIKRADKSVDNTFLKDNLQEARWLMKSLSSRNDTLLKVGREIMTRQIDFLEQGEEGMKPLILANIAEVVEMHESTISRVTTQKYIHTPRGVFELKFFFSSQVGGNGNGDAHSSTAIRARIRKLIADEPARKPLSDSRLVDLLASDGIEVARRTVAKYREAMGIPSSSERKRLA; from the coding sequence ATGAAACCCACCCTGCAACTCCGCCTTGGCACTTCACTGACCATGACGCCACAACTGCAGCAGGCCATTCAGCTGCTACAGTTGTCGACGCTCGACCTGCGTCAGGAAATCCAACAGGCGCTCGAGTCCAATCCCATGCTGGAACTCGACGAGGACTATGAGGCGCTGGAAGTCGTCGAGATTCAGGATGCGAGCGAAATCTCTTCAGCTGAAACAAGTAGTGATATCCCGGAAGAATATCCTCTCGATAGCGACTGGTCGGACCTCTATCAGGATCATGCTGGCAGCCTGACAAACTCGGGAAGCAGTAGCGGCAGTGATGACGGCCAGGATTTCGAGCGCAACACGAGTGTAGAAAGCCTGCAAGATCATCTACGCTGGCAGTTGGCAATGACCGACCTCGACGACCGTGAACGGCAGATGGCGGAAAGCCTGATAGATGCCGTGGACGGCGCAGGCTACTTGAGCCTGTCGCTTGATGAGCTCGTCGATGGTCTACGTGGACAAGGGCTGTCTGGCCTCAAAGCATCGGAGCTTGAGCAGGTCCTGCTCCGCCTGCAGCAGTTCGATCCGACCGGCGTCTTTGCGCGTGATCTACGCGAATGCTTGCTGCTACAACTGGCCTTGCTGCCCGATGACCTGACACTGCTTGCTCAAGCTCGCCGCCTGGTACGCCAGTTTCTCGAAGCACTAGGGAACGATGATCGCAAGCTACTCAAGCGCCGCCTGGGGCTGGATGATGACGAGCTGGATCACGTCATCCGGCTGATACGAGCACTGGACCCACGGCCAGCTTCTGCCTGGGGGGAGCCCGCCAGTGACTACGTGATACCCGACTTGCTGGTACGCCATACCCGGCGCGGCTGGCAAGTGGAGCTCAATCCCGAGGCACTCCCGAAGCTGCGTATACAGCCAGACTATGCAGCGCTCATCAAACGGGCAGACAAGTCAGTAGACAACACCTTTCTCAAGGATAATCTTCAGGAAGCGCGCTGGCTGATGAAAAGTCTCTCGTCACGCAATGACACGCTGCTCAAGGTCGGGCGTGAGATCATGACGCGGCAGATCGACTTTCTTGAGCAAGGCGAGGAAGGCATGAAGCCGTTGATCCTCGCCAATATTGCCGAGGTAGTCGAGATGCACGAATCCACCATCTCTCGCGTCACGACGCAAAAGTACATTCATACACCACGCGGCGTCTTCGAACTCAAGTTCTTCTTCTCGAGCCAGGTCGGTGGTAACGGCAATGGTGATGCGCATTCCAGCACGGCCATTCGTGCGCGCATCCGCAAATTGATTGCAGACGAACCAGCGCGAAAACCGCTGTCGGATTCACGGCTGGTCGATCTACTCGCCAGCGATGGCATTGAAGTCGCGCGCCGCACCGTCGCCAAATATCGCGAAGCCATGGGCATTCCGTCTTCCAGTGAGCGCAAGCGACTCGCTTGA
- the lptA gene encoding lipopolysaccharide transport periplasmic protein LptA, producing MTSTTLKPLSAWRHTLNTSAMALCLALGMSMAAPTALALDSDANQRIDIAADSLSLDDKAGTAVYTGSVEMRQGSMKLDASRVDISRAKSGEISLVKATGKRAYMEQQPNPNEKLVKGWADTILYHALERRVELVGNARLEKDADTFEGGYVEYFLDKRQVNANNSSDTTQKTDGSSRVHMTLTPRGTNASKEN from the coding sequence ATGACTTCAACGACTCTCAAGCCCTTGTCGGCCTGGCGCCACACCCTCAACACCAGTGCCATGGCCCTATGCCTGGCGCTTGGCATGTCCATGGCTGCACCAACAGCACTGGCGCTCGACAGTGATGCCAATCAGCGTATCGACATCGCCGCCGATTCCCTGTCGCTGGATGACAAGGCGGGTACTGCTGTCTATACCGGCAGTGTCGAAATGCGACAAGGCAGCATGAAACTGGATGCCAGTCGTGTTGACATCAGCCGTGCCAAGAGTGGCGAGATATCTCTGGTCAAGGCAACAGGCAAGCGAGCCTATATGGAACAACAACCCAACCCGAACGAAAAGCTGGTCAAGGGGTGGGCGGATACCATTCTCTATCACGCGCTGGAGCGTCGGGTGGAGCTGGTAGGCAATGCGCGCCTCGAAAAAGATGCTGACACCTTCGAAGGCGGTTACGTGGAGTATTTCCTCGACAAGCGTCAGGTCAATGCCAATAACAGCAGTGATACCACGCAGAAGACCGACGGCAGTTCTCGTGTGCACATGACGCTGACGCCGCGCGGCACCAATGCCAGCAAGGAAAACTAA
- a CDS encoding calcium/sodium antiporter, giving the protein MLYPILAIVLGLIGLVWSADRFVDGAAATARRAGMSKLLIGMTIVSVGTSAPEIVVSIMASLDGTPDIATGNALGSNIANIGMVLGVTALVAPIPVHFGLVRRELPLLLAATALAGYALSDSALSRIDGILLLALLVFTIVWLFKGDTASEEGTDDEIPDMTAGRAIFWLLVGLAVLIASSHALVWGATDIAEALGVPDLIIGLTVIAIGTSLPELAASVASALKRHHDIAIGNIIGSNLFNILAVLPMPGLIAPGLVDGSAISRDYPVMLGLTLLLAALLVWQRRGKIGRGPGAILLGSYLAYTAWLAFSLTS; this is encoded by the coding sequence ATGCTATATCCCATTCTTGCAATCGTTCTTGGCCTGATCGGCCTTGTCTGGAGCGCTGACCGTTTCGTCGATGGCGCTGCCGCCACAGCCCGCCGTGCCGGCATGAGCAAACTGCTGATCGGGATGACCATCGTCTCCGTCGGGACCTCAGCGCCGGAAATCGTCGTCTCCATCATGGCATCTCTCGATGGCACCCCGGATATCGCGACAGGTAACGCCCTAGGCTCCAACATTGCCAACATCGGCATGGTACTGGGGGTGACAGCACTGGTCGCACCGATTCCAGTGCACTTTGGACTGGTACGCCGCGAATTGCCGCTATTGCTGGCAGCTACTGCACTGGCGGGATACGCCCTGTCCGACAGCGCCTTGAGCCGTATTGATGGCATCCTGCTGCTGGCACTGCTGGTCTTCACGATCGTATGGTTATTCAAGGGAGATACAGCGAGCGAAGAAGGAACCGACGACGAGATTCCCGACATGACAGCTGGGCGCGCCATCTTCTGGCTGCTTGTCGGCCTGGCAGTCCTGATCGCCAGCTCACATGCGCTGGTATGGGGTGCCACCGACATCGCTGAAGCGCTCGGCGTGCCTGATCTGATCATTGGTCTGACCGTCATCGCCATCGGCACCAGCCTTCCAGAACTGGCTGCCAGTGTCGCCAGTGCACTCAAGCGTCACCACGATATCGCGATCGGTAACATCATCGGCTCCAACCTCTTCAATATCCTGGCGGTATTGCCGATGCCAGGTCTGATAGCACCGGGCCTTGTCGATGGCAGCGCCATCAGTCGTGACTACCCGGTCATGCTGGGGCTGACCCTGCTATTGGCCGCTCTACTTGTCTGGCAGCGTCGCGGCAAGATCGGACGCGGCCCCGGTGCCATTCTACTCGGCAGCTACCTGGCCTACACCGCCTGGTTGGCCTTCAGTCTGACTAGCTGA